One Angustibacter luteus genomic window carries:
- a CDS encoding glycosyltransferase family 2 protein encodes MDVVLPCLDEAPALAKVLGAVPAGLRPIVVDNGSTDGSPELARALGARVVLEPRRGYGAACHRGLLAATSDVVAFCDADASVDLHDVLALAQWLSDGRADLLVGRRVAAPGAWPAHARLANAALSLPMSLAARHRLHDLGPVRVARREDLLALGVRDRRSGYPLETVLRAARAGWRVREAPIAYSPRLGRSKVTGTARGTLRAVADMSAVLAYQGWVR; translated from the coding sequence GTGGATGTGGTGCTGCCGTGCCTCGACGAGGCGCCGGCCCTGGCGAAGGTGCTCGGTGCGGTGCCGGCGGGGCTTCGTCCGATCGTCGTGGACAACGGATCGACGGACGGTTCGCCCGAGCTCGCCCGCGCGCTGGGGGCGCGGGTGGTGCTCGAGCCGCGACGGGGCTACGGCGCGGCCTGTCATCGCGGACTGCTGGCGGCGACGTCGGACGTCGTCGCGTTCTGCGACGCGGATGCCTCGGTGGACCTGCACGACGTCCTCGCCCTCGCGCAGTGGCTGTCGGACGGCCGCGCCGACCTGCTGGTCGGACGGCGGGTCGCGGCGCCCGGGGCCTGGCCGGCACACGCTCGGCTGGCCAACGCCGCGCTGAGCCTGCCGATGAGCCTGGCCGCCCGCCACCGGCTGCACGACCTCGGACCGGTGCGGGTGGCCCGGCGCGAGGACCTCCTGGCGCTCGGTGTGCGTGACCGGAGATCCGGCTACCCGCTCGAGACCGTGCTGCGCGCGGCCCGGGCCGGGTGGCGGGTCCGTGAGGCACCGATCGCCTACTCCCCCAGGCTGGGTCGCTCGAAGGTGACCGGGACGGCCCGGGGCACGCTGCGTGCGGTCGCCGACATGTCCGCGGTCCTGGCCTACCAGGGCTGGGTGCGATGA
- a CDS encoding molybdopterin-dependent oxidoreductase, producing MRIPQPPQVSSPRRDARVTARVGRALGIAVGVCFVTGMISHLHQHPVGWLPLPPNPTWGYQVTQGAHVAFGIACVPLVLVKLFSVYPLLLQWPPVSGLKHALERLSVAVLVSCMLFEVTTGILNTVQWYPWSFFFPAAHYAVAWALVGSILLHLAVKADVIAAALRTSLDDARATPDDPVGLSRRGLLLATTGAVGAVTLVTIGQTLPGLGRLALLAPRRPDVGPQGLPVNRTATAAGVRDLAVADSWRLEVTGTNPLRLSRSDLSAMAQHEVALPIACVEGWSSTGRWGGVRLRDVLALAGVDPSADVTVRSLEPHGIYRSSHLTPAQADHPDTLLALRLNGSDLALDHGYPLRLIAPNRPGVLQTKWLMRIEAS from the coding sequence GTGAGGATTCCCCAGCCACCGCAGGTGTCCAGTCCTCGCCGCGACGCCCGGGTGACCGCCCGGGTCGGCCGGGCGCTGGGCATCGCGGTGGGCGTCTGCTTCGTCACCGGGATGATCAGCCACCTGCACCAGCATCCGGTCGGCTGGCTGCCGCTGCCGCCGAACCCGACGTGGGGCTACCAGGTCACCCAGGGCGCTCACGTCGCGTTCGGGATCGCCTGCGTGCCTCTCGTGCTGGTCAAGCTGTTCAGCGTCTACCCGCTGCTGCTCCAGTGGCCCCCCGTGAGCGGGCTCAAGCACGCGCTCGAGCGGCTCTCGGTCGCAGTCCTGGTGTCCTGCATGCTGTTCGAGGTCACCACCGGGATACTCAACACCGTCCAGTGGTACCCGTGGTCGTTCTTCTTCCCGGCGGCGCACTACGCCGTCGCGTGGGCGCTCGTCGGGTCGATCCTGCTGCACCTCGCGGTCAAGGCCGACGTCATCGCGGCCGCGCTGCGGACCAGTCTTGACGACGCCCGAGCCACGCCGGACGACCCTGTCGGCCTCAGTCGTCGTGGCCTGCTGCTCGCCACGACGGGGGCGGTGGGAGCAGTCACCCTGGTGACCATCGGGCAGACGCTGCCCGGCCTGGGACGCCTCGCCCTGCTGGCACCACGCCGCCCGGACGTCGGACCGCAGGGCCTGCCGGTCAACCGGACAGCGACGGCGGCCGGTGTCCGAGACCTGGCCGTCGCCGACTCGTGGCGGCTGGAGGTCACCGGCACGAACCCGTTGCGGCTCAGCCGGTCCGACCTGTCCGCCATGGCCCAGCACGAGGTCGCGCTGCCGATCGCCTGCGTCGAGGGATGGAGCTCCACCGGGCGGTGGGGTGGGGTGCGCCTGCGGGACGTCCTCGCCCTCGCCGGTGTCGATCCGTCCGCCGATGTCACCGTCCGATCGCTCGAACCGCACGGGATCTACCGGTCATCGCACCTGACGCCGGCGCAGGCCGATCATCCGGACACGCTGCTGGCCCTGCGGCTCAACGGATCCGACCTGGCGCTCGATCACGGCTACCCGCTGCGGCTCATCGCGCCGAACCGGCCGGGTGTGCTGCAGACGAAGTGGCTCATGCGGATCGAGGCCTCATGA
- a CDS encoding glycosyltransferase 87 family protein, with protein MLAVAGGLAVAALLVLEQAGSERGHALAPLVLIGLMFVAYALAAVELQRVAVSTCLRLSLLGGALLQVIALRVRPLNGDDYLRYAWDGRVQAAGIDPYRYPPGAPQLARLRDAWLFPDGVTPRLNHPTERTIYPPVAQGWFWLVHVLTGGHGQGRGLQVGAAVLAVATSVAIVLVLRRVGGDPRRVAWWAWCPTVVIETGGNGHVDVVASLLVVVALGLLAGRRWVGAGAVLGLAIATKLLPALLVVAVPPRRAVRVGAAAVLAVALVYLPHVLVLGTGVTGFLGGYLGEESHQQFDLLKPLLPDVVVRPVGCVLLAVTALLVWRQTARDDVAGLPPRPWVHGATMVGVAFILLEPPYPWYALLLVPLVALGARPVWLVVAAAMYLVYAAAPLGHAYFGTRVIGYGVAALVVAAGWAPARREVARWSPRLAALQPARRQKPHSGR; from the coding sequence ATGCTCGCCGTAGCCGGTGGCCTCGCCGTCGCCGCCCTGCTCGTGCTGGAGCAGGCGGGCAGCGAGCGGGGCCACGCCCTCGCGCCGCTCGTGCTCATCGGCTTGATGTTCGTGGCCTACGCCTTGGCGGCCGTCGAGCTGCAGCGGGTGGCGGTCAGCACGTGCCTGCGGCTGTCCCTGCTGGGCGGCGCGCTGCTGCAGGTGATCGCCCTGCGGGTGCGCCCGCTGAACGGGGATGACTACCTGCGCTACGCCTGGGACGGGCGGGTGCAGGCGGCCGGGATCGACCCGTACCGCTACCCGCCCGGCGCGCCGCAGCTGGCCCGGCTGCGGGACGCGTGGCTGTTCCCGGACGGGGTGACCCCGCGGTTGAACCACCCGACCGAACGCACCATCTACCCACCCGTGGCGCAGGGATGGTTCTGGCTCGTCCACGTGCTCACCGGAGGGCATGGTCAGGGCCGCGGGCTGCAGGTCGGCGCCGCCGTCCTGGCCGTCGCGACGTCGGTCGCGATCGTCCTGGTGCTACGCCGGGTCGGCGGGGACCCGCGTCGGGTTGCCTGGTGGGCCTGGTGTCCGACAGTGGTCATCGAGACCGGCGGCAACGGGCACGTCGACGTGGTCGCCTCGTTGCTCGTCGTGGTCGCCCTGGGGCTGTTGGCCGGCCGGCGCTGGGTCGGTGCCGGGGCGGTGCTGGGCCTCGCGATCGCGACCAAGCTGCTGCCGGCGCTCCTCGTGGTCGCCGTGCCGCCACGCCGCGCCGTCCGCGTCGGCGCCGCGGCCGTCCTCGCCGTGGCGTTGGTCTACCTGCCGCACGTCCTCGTTCTGGGGACCGGGGTCACCGGTTTCCTGGGCGGCTATCTCGGTGAGGAGTCCCACCAGCAGTTCGACCTGCTGAAGCCCCTGCTGCCGGACGTCGTCGTGCGACCGGTCGGCTGCGTCCTGCTGGCGGTCACCGCCCTGCTCGTCTGGCGGCAGACCGCCCGGGACGACGTGGCCGGTCTCCCGCCGAGGCCCTGGGTGCACGGCGCCACCATGGTCGGCGTGGCGTTCATCCTGCTCGAACCGCCGTACCCCTGGTACGCGCTGCTCCTGGTTCCCCTCGTGGCGCTGGGCGCCCGACCTGTCTGGCTGGTGGTGGCGGCCGCGATGTACCTCGTGTACGCGGCGGCACCGCTGGGCCACGCGTACTTCGGCACGCGGGTCATCGGCTATGGCGTCGCCGCCCTGGTGGTGGCGGCGGGGTGGGCTCCCGCGCGCCGCGAGGTGGCTCGCTGGTCCCCTCGCCTGGCCGCCCTGCAGCCGGCCAGGCGTCAGAAACCCCACTCGGGGCGGTAA
- a CDS encoding DUF6221 family protein has product MSGTEVPDDPRGDLVAFIRSAIADAVRIADQLGGEAGRAGDAEQFVGQELPFLSSVMAGSRAVTATMFGDAPAGSAQPTWQDVRDRILQLARAHGALLDLHPHRRAPDDGGPSSVTWVCQLCAPTGTRPWCDTVRALGLAYSSNPDYRPEWGF; this is encoded by the coding sequence GTGAGCGGCACCGAGGTACCGGACGACCCTCGTGGTGACCTGGTCGCGTTCATCCGATCAGCGATCGCGGACGCCGTACGGATCGCGGACCAGCTGGGTGGCGAGGCGGGCCGCGCCGGGGACGCCGAGCAGTTCGTCGGGCAGGAGCTGCCGTTCCTCTCGTCGGTGATGGCGGGCAGCAGGGCCGTCACCGCGACCATGTTCGGCGACGCACCGGCCGGTAGCGCGCAACCGACCTGGCAGGACGTGCGCGACCGGATCCTGCAGCTCGCTCGGGCTCATGGCGCACTGCTGGACCTGCATCCACACCGGCGCGCGCCCGACGATGGTGGACCGTCGTCCGTCACCTGGGTCTGCCAGCTGTGCGCGCCAACCGGCACGCGGCCCTGGTGCGACACCGTGCGGGCCCTCGGGCTGGCCTACAGCTCCAACCCCGATTACCGCCCCGAGTGGGGTTTCTGA
- a CDS encoding DHA2 family efflux MFS transporter permease subunit: MEYPEKIDGAVLKVAGVVVLGAIMSIIDITVVNVALRTFQTEFAKNGQPLAYSAVAWTVTAYTLALATVIPLSGWAADRFGTKRLYMLAITLFTLGSILCATASSIEMLIGFRVLQGLGGGMLMPVGMTIMTRAAGPARMGRLMAILGVPMLLGPIFGPILGGWLIDHFSWHWIFLINVPIGIVALVYSWIALERDNPVPSETFDFVGMLMMSPGLALFLYGISSIPGAGGIGHAKVLLPGLIGLALMVAFVFYSFKPKHPLLDLRLFKNRNLSVSLITMFIFAAAFFGGLLLVPQFLQQVQGESPLSAGWLVAPQGIGAMVTMPIAGALTDRYPVGRIVPFGLVAIIIGMFSLTQITADSSHWGFLIPVLFLMGLGMGATMMPIMTSALKTLKHHEVARGSTLLNINQQISSSVGVAIFSVVLTNALIDNVPASPALAPEAAAAAFSHTFWVAAWLVTLTLIPAYFLPRKREESKLLEDVDGAPVPSVPLH, translated from the coding sequence ATGGAGTACCCCGAGAAGATCGACGGCGCCGTGCTCAAAGTAGCCGGGGTCGTCGTCCTCGGCGCGATCATGTCGATCATCGACATCACGGTCGTGAACGTCGCGCTGCGCACGTTCCAGACCGAGTTCGCCAAGAACGGTCAGCCGCTGGCCTACTCCGCGGTCGCCTGGACCGTCACCGCCTACACGCTGGCTCTGGCCACGGTCATCCCGCTGTCGGGCTGGGCCGCCGACCGGTTCGGCACCAAGCGGCTGTACATGCTCGCGATCACTCTCTTCACGCTCGGTTCGATCCTGTGTGCGACCGCGTCCTCGATCGAGATGCTGATCGGGTTCCGCGTGCTGCAGGGGCTTGGTGGCGGCATGCTCATGCCGGTCGGCATGACGATCATGACGCGGGCGGCCGGTCCGGCGCGGATGGGTCGCCTGATGGCGATCCTCGGGGTGCCGATGCTGCTGGGCCCAATCTTCGGGCCCATCCTCGGCGGCTGGCTGATCGACCACTTCAGCTGGCACTGGATCTTCCTGATCAACGTGCCGATCGGGATCGTCGCGCTGGTCTACTCCTGGATCGCCCTTGAGCGCGACAACCCGGTCCCGTCCGAGACGTTCGACTTCGTCGGCATGCTGATGATGAGCCCGGGGCTCGCGCTCTTCCTGTACGGGATCTCGTCCATCCCTGGCGCCGGCGGCATCGGGCACGCCAAGGTGCTGCTTCCCGGCCTGATCGGGTTGGCGCTGATGGTGGCGTTCGTGTTCTACAGCTTCAAGCCCAAGCACCCGCTGCTGGACCTGCGGCTCTTCAAGAACCGCAACCTCAGCGTGTCGCTGATCACCATGTTCATCTTCGCGGCGGCCTTCTTCGGTGGGCTGCTGCTCGTCCCGCAGTTCCTCCAGCAGGTGCAGGGCGAGTCCCCGTTGAGCGCCGGCTGGCTGGTCGCTCCCCAGGGCATCGGCGCCATGGTCACCATGCCCATCGCCGGTGCGCTCACCGACCGGTACCCGGTGGGTCGGATCGTGCCCTTCGGGCTGGTCGCCATCATCATCGGGATGTTCAGCCTCACCCAGATCACGGCGGACTCCTCGCACTGGGGCTTCCTGATCCCCGTGCTGTTCCTCATGGGCCTGGGTATGGGCGCCACGATGATGCCGATCATGACGTCGGCGTTGAAGACGTTGAAGCACCACGAGGTCGCTCGCGGCTCGACGCTGCTCAACATCAACCAGCAGATCTCCAGCTCGGTCGGCGTCGCGATCTTCTCCGTGGTGCTGACCAACGCCTTGATCGACAACGTCCCCGCCTCGCCGGCCTTGGCGCCGGAGGCGGCCGCCGCAGCGTTCTCGCACACCTTCTGGGTGGCGGCGTGGTTGGTGACGCTCACCCTGATCCCGGCGTACTTCCTGCCCCGCAAGCGGGAGGAGTCGAAGCTGCTGGAGGACGTGGACGGCGCGCCCGTGCCCTCGGTGCCGCTGCACTGA
- a CDS encoding M20/M25/M40 family metallo-hydrolase: MDIQEARARTADLMPEVMADLMSLVGVPSVAFPGYPPEPVEEMAQRTLELFRGAGFANAQLMDVPDGYRPVYGEIAGPPGSPVVMLYAHYDVQPAPMAQGWTSDPWTPTRKDDGRIYGRGVADDKGGLAMHLGMLRAFDGKPPCTVRLIVEGMEETNSNLEEFVESHPELFDVDLFVIADMGNLRVGEPVLTTTLRGDVACVVTVRTLEHPLHSGVFGGAAPDAMMSLARLLASLQDDDGNVAVEGVSRFSWDGVDMSSQEFADSADLLEGVQVTGQRSIADTLWAEPSVSAIGVDMTSIAGSSNVLVPEAKAKISMRIVPGADPVAELDALVRHLESHAPWGAQVSIERTKEAPPFRCATDGPGYAAARAALADAYGKPVGEAGSGGSIPLLKTLQGVAPRAEFILWGPEDVAGARIHASDESVDPAEIEAMTIAQILLLDRLAQRI, from the coding sequence ATGGACATCCAGGAAGCCAGGGCTCGTACCGCTGACCTGATGCCAGAAGTGATGGCAGACCTCATGTCCTTGGTCGGGGTGCCGTCCGTCGCCTTCCCCGGTTACCCGCCCGAGCCGGTGGAGGAGATGGCCCAGCGCACGCTCGAGCTGTTCCGGGGCGCGGGATTCGCCAACGCCCAGCTGATGGATGTCCCCGACGGGTACCGGCCCGTGTACGGCGAGATCGCTGGTCCGCCTGGCTCGCCGGTCGTCATGCTGTACGCGCACTACGACGTCCAGCCGGCGCCGATGGCGCAGGGCTGGACGAGCGACCCGTGGACGCCGACCCGCAAGGACGACGGGCGGATCTACGGCCGCGGGGTCGCCGACGACAAGGGCGGTCTGGCCATGCACCTCGGGATGCTCCGCGCCTTCGACGGAAAGCCGCCCTGCACCGTCCGGCTGATCGTCGAGGGGATGGAGGAGACCAACAGCAACCTCGAGGAGTTCGTCGAGAGCCACCCCGAGCTGTTCGACGTCGACCTGTTCGTCATCGCCGACATGGGGAACCTGCGCGTCGGTGAACCGGTGCTGACCACGACGCTGCGTGGTGATGTCGCCTGCGTCGTGACGGTGCGAACCCTCGAGCACCCGTTGCACTCCGGGGTGTTCGGCGGCGCGGCTCCGGACGCCATGATGTCGCTGGCCCGCCTGCTGGCCAGCCTGCAGGACGACGACGGCAACGTCGCCGTCGAGGGCGTCTCACGGTTCAGCTGGGACGGCGTCGACATGTCCTCGCAGGAGTTCGCGGACAGTGCGGACCTCCTGGAGGGTGTGCAGGTGACTGGCCAGCGGTCGATCGCCGACACCCTGTGGGCGGAGCCTTCCGTGTCGGCCATCGGGGTGGACATGACGTCGATCGCGGGCTCCTCGAACGTGCTCGTTCCCGAGGCCAAGGCGAAGATCTCGATGCGCATCGTGCCGGGTGCGGACCCGGTGGCCGAACTGGACGCGCTGGTCCGTCACCTGGAGTCCCACGCGCCGTGGGGGGCGCAGGTCTCGATCGAACGCACCAAGGAGGCGCCGCCGTTCCGTTGTGCCACCGACGGTCCGGGCTACGCAGCGGCCCGGGCTGCGCTGGCCGACGCCTACGGCAAGCCGGTCGGCGAGGCCGGTTCGGGCGGCTCCATCCCGCTGCTCAAGACGCTGCAGGGGGTCGCGCCCCGAGCCGAGTTCATCCTGTGGGGGCCCGAGGACGTCGCGGGTGCACGTATCCATGCCTCCGACGAGAGCGTCGACCCGGCCGAGATCGAGGCGATGACCATCGCGCAGATCCTGCTCCTCGATCGGCTTGCGCAGAGGATCTAG
- a CDS encoding anaerobic C4-dicarboxylate transporter has product MDNFVVALEGLVVLAAIFLGVRMGGIGLGLWGVAGTAVLVFGFQMDPGTPPVDAFFIIIAVITASSAMQAAGGIDWLVSIASRIIRANPKRITLVAPLVSFVFTVGAGTSNIYFALIPVINETAYRNGIRPERPLASSTVTSALGITASPVSAAMAAYLTLLPDDFTLTDILMITIPASIVACIVTSLVQQRIGAELKDDPEYLRLVAAGEVEVPEEVMAGLPAETQSAARAAAARTSVGSVATAEPPSAEETAEAAAHGRTSALIFLAGVAFIVIMGLFEDLRPTVGTGEDAGPLSMTVVIELAMFTVALIILLVGKIAPAKVLEQPLLSAGIVAAIALFGIAWMADTFIAGNPQIIDWMGSVVKDHPLFLAVALFLVCGLTTSQSATTRTLVPIALAAGMSPAIITAMWPSLVGVWLFPANGSQIAAVAIDKTGTTKLSQVPVWHSFTIPMLVSWVSVVAVGLAIAAVVK; this is encoded by the coding sequence ATGGATAACTTCGTCGTTGCTCTCGAAGGTCTTGTTGTCCTCGCCGCGATCTTCCTCGGCGTGCGGATGGGGGGCATCGGTCTCGGCCTGTGGGGCGTCGCCGGCACGGCCGTGCTGGTCTTCGGTTTCCAGATGGACCCCGGAACCCCACCGGTTGACGCGTTCTTCATCATCATCGCGGTCATCACCGCGTCGTCGGCCATGCAGGCAGCCGGTGGCATCGACTGGCTGGTGTCCATCGCCTCCCGGATCATCCGGGCCAACCCGAAGCGGATCACGCTCGTCGCGCCGCTGGTCTCCTTCGTCTTCACTGTCGGAGCCGGCACGTCGAACATCTACTTCGCGCTCATCCCCGTCATCAACGAAACGGCCTACCGCAACGGCATCCGGCCCGAGCGCCCGCTGGCATCCTCGACCGTGACCTCGGCCCTCGGCATCACCGCCAGCCCGGTGTCGGCGGCGATGGCGGCCTACCTGACGCTCCTGCCGGACGACTTCACGCTGACCGACATCCTGATGATCACCATCCCCGCCTCCATCGTGGCCTGCATCGTCACCTCGCTGGTGCAGCAACGGATCGGCGCCGAGCTCAAGGACGACCCCGAGTACCTTCGGCTGGTCGCCGCGGGTGAGGTCGAGGTGCCGGAGGAGGTCATGGCGGGGCTGCCCGCCGAGACCCAGTCCGCGGCGCGGGCGGCCGCGGCGCGCACGTCAGTGGGTTCGGTTGCAACAGCCGAGCCGCCTAGCGCTGAAGAGACCGCCGAAGCCGCGGCCCACGGGCGGACCAGTGCGCTGATCTTTCTGGCCGGTGTCGCCTTCATCGTCATCATGGGCCTGTTCGAGGACCTTCGGCCAACCGTGGGAACGGGCGAGGACGCCGGGCCGCTGAGCATGACGGTCGTCATCGAGCTCGCGATGTTCACCGTCGCGTTGATCATCCTGCTGGTCGGGAAGATCGCACCGGCCAAGGTACTCGAGCAGCCGCTCCTCTCGGCCGGGATCGTGGCGGCGATCGCCCTGTTCGGCATCGCGTGGATGGCCGACACCTTCATCGCGGGAAACCCGCAGATCATCGACTGGATGGGGTCGGTGGTGAAGGATCACCCGCTGTTCCTCGCGGTCGCGCTGTTCCTGGTCTGCGGCCTGACCACCAGCCAGTCCGCCACCACCCGCACGCTCGTCCCGATCGCACTGGCCGCCGGCATGTCACCGGCGATCATCACGGCGATGTGGCCGTCCCTGGTCGGCGTCTGGTTGTTCCCCGCCAACGGTTCGCAGATCGCCGCGGTGGCCATCGACAAGACCGGGACGACGAAGCTGAGCCAGGTACCGGTCTGGCACTCCTTCACCATCCCAATGCTGGTCTCTTGGGTGAGCGTGGTCGCAGTCGGCCTGGCCATCGCGGCTGTTGTGAAGTGA
- a CDS encoding MFS transporter — protein MAQVSGATAGAGRASGVLAATCLSTFVVNANTSAVSILLPAISEDTGMDVSTLQWAVTGYSLVGAAVIVTSGSLGDVFGRRRVFQLGLLLFVASCILIALSTTGGGVIAGRLIQGAAGATILACGLSLLSVANSGQAQLRAVSLWGAAAAVGAAAGPLLGGLLVDLTGWQGLFWVDAGIAIACIVLTAVTVSESRDPQRSRSIDYAGTVLVALTLAPLILALSKGSDWGWFSAATLGCLAVSIASGFAFVAVEKRVSVPLLDLALLRNRILVGSTIAILIGAGTINALMYLLSLYFQDPSTLDFSPLEAGLGTLPATVGLVVVAPLIPRLAAKLGGRQVIGVGFLVTTVGFAALGLVDSSWKYAAFLLPLVAVAVGMGLSNGPASSASTACVPANQVGSASGVSNMARYVGAAVATALAASIFSSVIADRTAEGNPPADALASGLATASWVMAAFSFVGVLMAVVIGRHRAARGSLGDSAAAAAAHTHTLPTTATASPTE, from the coding sequence ATGGCTCAGGTGAGTGGGGCGACGGCGGGCGCGGGACGCGCCAGCGGGGTTCTCGCCGCGACGTGCCTGTCCACGTTCGTGGTGAACGCCAACACGTCCGCCGTGAGCATCCTGCTGCCCGCCATCAGCGAGGACACCGGCATGGACGTCTCGACCCTGCAATGGGCCGTGACGGGGTACTCACTCGTCGGTGCCGCGGTGATCGTGACCTCGGGCTCCCTGGGCGACGTCTTCGGGCGCAGACGCGTGTTCCAGCTCGGACTGTTGCTGTTCGTGGCGTCCTGCATCCTCATCGCCCTGTCGACCACCGGCGGCGGGGTGATCGCCGGCCGACTGATCCAGGGCGCGGCGGGCGCCACCATCCTGGCCTGCGGGCTCAGCCTTCTCTCCGTCGCCAACAGCGGACAGGCGCAGCTTCGCGCGGTCTCTCTCTGGGGCGCCGCCGCCGCTGTGGGCGCCGCGGCTGGCCCCCTGCTCGGCGGCCTCCTGGTGGACCTGACCGGCTGGCAGGGGCTGTTCTGGGTTGACGCCGGGATCGCGATCGCCTGCATCGTCCTGACGGCGGTAACCGTCTCGGAGTCGCGGGACCCGCAGCGGTCTCGCTCGATCGACTACGCGGGCACCGTTCTCGTCGCGCTGACGTTGGCACCACTCATCCTCGCGCTGAGCAAGGGCAGCGACTGGGGCTGGTTCTCGGCAGCCACGCTGGGATGCCTGGCCGTCTCCATCGCGTCGGGGTTCGCGTTCGTCGCCGTGGAGAAGCGCGTGTCCGTCCCGCTGCTCGACCTTGCGCTGCTGCGCAACCGGATCCTGGTCGGCTCGACCATCGCCATCCTCATCGGCGCCGGCACGATCAACGCGCTGATGTACCTGCTCAGCCTGTACTTCCAGGACCCCTCCACCTTGGACTTCAGCCCGCTCGAGGCGGGTCTGGGCACCCTGCCAGCCACCGTCGGCCTCGTCGTGGTGGCACCACTGATCCCCCGCCTCGCTGCGAAGCTCGGCGGCCGTCAGGTCATCGGCGTGGGCTTCCTGGTCACCACGGTCGGGTTCGCCGCGCTTGGCCTGGTGGACTCGTCATGGAAGTACGCCGCGTTCTTGCTGCCGCTGGTCGCGGTCGCGGTGGGGATGGGCTTGTCCAACGGGCCGGCGTCGTCCGCGTCCACCGCCTGCGTCCCCGCGAACCAGGTCGGGTCCGCTTCGGGGGTATCGAACATGGCCCGTTACGTCGGCGCTGCTGTGGCAACCGCGTTGGCGGCCAGCATCTTCAGCTCGGTCATCGCCGACCGCACGGCCGAAGGCAACCCACCCGCCGACGCTCTCGCCTCGGGACTGGCGACCGCGTCCTGGGTGATGGCCGCCTTCAGCTTCGTCGGTGTGCTGATGGCCGTCGTCATCGGACGCCACCGCGCCGCGCGCGGCAGCCTGGGCGACTCCGCGGCCGCGGCGGCAGCGCACACGCACACGCTGCCGACCACGGCGACGGCCTCACCCACCGAGTAG
- a CDS encoding SHOCT domain-containing protein: MDAMTTSFGEVLLWSFWFFIWIAALMVWFRCLWDLFGDQSLSGWGKAGWVILLVFVPWFGALIYLIARGRSMSERQAAAAAQQRSEQEKYIKHVASSSQGPTEQIASAKALLDAGTITQAEFDALKAKALA, translated from the coding sequence ATGGACGCAATGACGACGAGTTTCGGCGAGGTCCTGCTGTGGAGCTTCTGGTTCTTCATCTGGATCGCGGCGCTGATGGTGTGGTTCCGCTGCCTGTGGGACCTGTTCGGCGACCAGTCCCTCAGCGGCTGGGGCAAGGCGGGCTGGGTCATCCTGCTCGTCTTCGTGCCGTGGTTCGGCGCACTGATCTACCTGATCGCCCGCGGCAGGAGCATGAGTGAGCGGCAGGCGGCGGCCGCCGCGCAGCAGCGGTCGGAGCAGGAGAAGTACATCAAGCACGTGGCGAGCTCGTCCCAGGGACCGACCGAGCAGATCGCCAGCGCCAAGGCGCTGCTCGACGCCGGGACCATCACGCAGGCCGAGTTCGACGCCTTGAAGGCCAAGGCGCTCGCCTGA